The Capsicum annuum cultivar UCD-10X-F1 chromosome 1, UCD10Xv1.1, whole genome shotgun sequence sequence atgccaaggtaagctagtagaaatgctaaaatctttgatgatgttgattaagcattccttattTCGGGAAACTTCcggctgctgttgacaatacctatcgcagacattattgatgtaaactttgtacaaacaattgcctgtggtatatctgtattgttcttgtgtttgcaacttggccttctttcgaaggtagtaaaaaatgacatcgatgtgctgcacatattatcaaacatttcggaTTAAGTGACGAAAAATCAATATGCAGATGTAATCAtataaagaattaattaatagtaatatgtatggcctttaaacttcatcattccagcaagtttggggctgtgacatcaaatagaaccaattcttcatttcgggatgtgtaacaacaaagtcaaacatatcaaaaccaagactcgattcattcactttgtagcgctcgtcatttgttttctacataatgatttatatgtgttaatgtcaggttcttacaacaagaattgtataaaccaatattcataaaattgatttatgtacctgccggcataaTGGTTTAACAGTCCATCgataatccattctgaatagtcgttgatcaactgtattagtttttttggagcttcattcgagatgttgaaccctttaaaCGGGtgattcttccgttctcccaaactgacaggctccactttttcttcatctttggaagcaatTGATGGATTATTAACTGTCATATTATGATCTTCGGCAGTAGCTGtaacatccacctggaaagccagaattattaatactaagtagagatatacaataaattttccatctgttgcaatagatgattcttatgttgcatcagatggattatttGTTGGGACAAATCGAACAGGTAAATCAAagcagtatgataattttgaacagatgatccatctgttgcaacataagacttatatgttgaaacagataatgaatctgatgcaacaggttagacaacagttgcaacagatgtatacatctgtttgataattttcagcagatgtatcatctgttgaaatagatatgttcttgtttgttttttagaacagatgatgtacattcaccttcttcagctcatactgctcttctgtggcccttgtacacTGAACATccgtgcaagacaaagacagaggcattgcaatcttacttttttttatgattgatgatgccttggaagtgtctttccttctcctcttagccgccttgatctctagtggagtgtctggatatgaaatcctctttgatggaatgacacccctcttagatgtcattttctttacagaagcagttagtgcattaatcacttcatcgtgtttcgccttgcagcCTTGatatttgcatgaagaacattcactagatgcggcaaaatctggagaaaaatctgtacaactattatgatcataatcataatggcttgttgtttcaaaaactgtaagaggagcatcattagccccaccctccaaaattatttttcttgtgatggttgttgctccaaacaattccatttttattccatcaatgaccttagggtccgataaagttttcactgaccgtaaagtaagaaaaaatagcatcttcaactcttggttggttggaacaagccacagatggacaatctaaaataaattggtacatatattaagaatgatgatgaaatcatttaatcattaattaaaataaaaacttgattagaattggacttactgcttccttgggggattaaaaagatcaagaaattttgcatttttatcggttttggccgacaaccatcttagaattcttggacaggaaacttcttcctggtagttcacttgttgtctcaaataaggaatggcttcaaatgcccaagactATAACATAACGCTAATAAAACAAAAGCATTATTgtataaaaaatgatgaatcatatcatgataaaagaaatatttaccataaaggcccatgaaaaaccatataagttgactatttttggcgttaacggagtcaacaaatattcaacagtcattttgaagttttcataaccctaaggatagctgttaaatgcctcaagatcctcggagagatttattaaaccgaggcttatgttgttgttaacgtctctcgcccaaagaacattatgtacaaaccaaaccaagcacaatgattgcttgtgcttctttgaaagtcctttatctttcaacgtttcaatcagatttttgtttttgaagcttggaccaacaatggacaccaggtcatcacgatcactcgccttgccttttccttttttgggtgtgtggggtgttttttttttgggtcagagtaggtataacttgaaaaggagaaggaggataacattttagtccggtaaatATGTtaaactcctcccaaccaaaacaaacaggcatgccacagtaatttatccatacctcatccatcttatctttgttttcatacataaacctgcgcttgagaagatcatataccattttcatctagaaacgagcattgttgtcctccggtaaatcaagatatttcccaaagcaactttccctgaaataagaatccaatttttgttctcgaagcatttttctgaaggcgttaaaagatttttccatgactgacttaaccacgagatcacccgttaaatccgtggcaccatcgcactgcattcttacagggtaacgatcaatgctgaaggttttgaccaactcttcaacggaagggctattagcatttggatcatctcttttgaaagattcctcctccccgttTTCAGTCACAAGTTTCATACAAAAAAGACTTCAGGTCATAAGTCTGAATTCAGAAAAGACCTCTAATCATAGGACACCAATTATAACTGTGCTCGAcaacttttcatattttgaaaacgATGAATAATAGCATCATTACTTATAGTTGCAAATATCTTACGCTCTACATAAAAAACTAAACAACCATTTAAAAATTCATCACCCATGCTATTAAGGAGTTCATTTTTTATGTAGTTCATGGAAGAGAAAGCTCGTTCCATAGAAGCAGTAGCAACGGAAAGAATGAGAGTCAACTTGATGAGCAAATAAAACAAGAGGCCAGGTCTGATACAATTCTGATTCAACCAATACTTTAGCAAGATCAGTAATTCCCTTCATATTGAAAAATCTTTTATCAGAACCTCGAACATGTGCTATGAAATTATCAAGCTGACAACTGAGATCTCGAAGTTTGTTGCTATCAAATTCATTCGAATAATATTCAGCCaatctcattatttttttcttatcaaaattaccAAATGACTTAGCGGGATGTAAACAAGCCATACCAAGAAGTAAGTCAGTACTCACAACGTCGAAACGATTATTAAGCTCCCGAAGTAGCaaatcaataacaacataaaatcTTTCAACCCTAAAATGATGATAATATGTAACATCAAGAGCTTTACGTTTCGACTTACCAGGAATGTAGCGAGCATCCATTTTCGGGATCTCTATCTCATATTTATCACAAAAAGAAAAGACATCATTTAGTAATGAGTTCCATCTACTATCTCTCATCCTTTGCAACTCTTGCTTTGCAGTATTGAGTAGTTTCAAAGCATTGACAATATCTTGATCCATCTTTTGTAATAAGAAGTTCAAATGATTTGTTATCATTAGAACTTTCAACATCAAGTGTAGCATAAAAGCAAAATCAAACCCCTTAATCATATTCTCAAGAGTTTCAGCTGTAAGTTTGTCAAGATAATTTAGGCACTCACGTGCAGCAAATCCAAGCAAataaagaattgatgaaaatatgtCAATGAAGTTCTCTAATGTCTTACAGTGAGAACCACAACGAGTGTCACATGGTCGTTGAAGTCCACGTTCTTGATTTAGTCCCCGTCCTGTGTGCACTTCACCAGAAATGATCAACTCCTCTAACTTTGCAGCTTGATGTTGTCTGAGCAAATCCATGCGCTTATAAG is a genomic window containing:
- the LOC107867254 gene encoding uncharacterized protein LOC107867254; translation: MDLLRQHQAAKLEELIISGEVHTGRGLNQERGLQRPCDTRCGSHCKTLENFIDIFSSILYLLGFAARECLNYLDKLTAETLENMIKGFDFAFMLHLMLKVLMITNHLNFLLQKMDQDIVNALKLLNTAKQELQRMRDSRWNSLLNDVFSFCDKYEIEIPKMDARYIPGKSKRKALDVTYYHHFRVERFYVVIDLLLRELNNRFDVVSTDLLLGMACLHPAKSFGNFDKKKIMRLAEYYSNEFDSNKLRDLSCQLDNFIAHVRGSDKRFFNMKGITDLAKVLVESELYQTWPLVLFAHQVDSHSFRCYCFYGTSFLFHELHKK